Proteins found in one Subtercola endophyticus genomic segment:
- a CDS encoding purine-nucleoside phosphorylase translates to MSSEVSNPLDQPDLSPFEIAREAAGQIAEKTGIDKHDIALTLGSGWAKAADLIGETIATIPATEIVGFSAPAVVGHVGSLRSVRLPNGKHALVIGARTHYYENHGVRRVVHSVRTAAAAGASVMILTNGAGGIRETWTPGQPVLISDHINLTANSPLEGATFIDLTDLYSRRLRDLAREVDASLDEGVYVQFRGPHYETPAEVQMAKTIGGHIVGMSTALEAIAAREAGMEVLGMSLITNLAAGISPTPLSHAEVIEAGRSAEPVISALLARIVAAL, encoded by the coding sequence ATGTCATCAGAAGTCAGCAACCCACTCGATCAACCAGACCTCTCTCCGTTCGAAATCGCGCGTGAAGCCGCGGGGCAGATCGCCGAGAAGACGGGCATCGACAAGCACGACATCGCCCTCACTCTCGGCAGCGGCTGGGCGAAGGCGGCCGATCTCATCGGCGAGACCATCGCCACCATTCCGGCCACCGAGATCGTCGGATTCAGTGCTCCCGCGGTCGTCGGTCACGTGGGTTCGCTGCGCTCGGTTCGGCTTCCGAACGGCAAGCACGCCCTGGTGATCGGTGCACGCACGCACTACTACGAGAACCACGGGGTACGGCGCGTCGTGCACAGCGTGCGCACTGCCGCGGCGGCCGGCGCGTCTGTGATGATCCTGACCAACGGTGCGGGCGGAATCCGCGAGACGTGGACGCCGGGCCAGCCCGTGCTGATCAGCGACCACATCAACCTCACCGCGAACTCACCCCTCGAAGGTGCGACGTTCATCGACCTCACCGATCTGTACTCACGGCGTCTGCGTGACCTCGCCCGAGAAGTGGATGCCTCACTCGACGAAGGCGTCTACGTACAGTTTCGCGGGCCGCACTACGAGACCCCGGCCGAGGTACAGATGGCGAAGACCATCGGCGGGCACATCGTCGGCATGTCGACGGCTCTCGAGGCGATCGCCGCACGCGAAGCGGGAATGGAGGTGCTCGGCATGTCGCTGATCACCAACCTCGCCGCCGGAATCTCGCCGACACCGCTGTCGCACGCCGAGGTCATCGAGGCCGGCAGATCGGCCGAGCCGGTGATCAGCGCGCTGCTCGCCCGCATCGTGGCGGCCCTGTGA